The Anaerobacillus alkaliphilus genome has a segment encoding these proteins:
- a CDS encoding N-acetylmuramoyl-L-alanine amidase, with protein MRQYIRYSFGFVLFLMFFATVPAITASATNSEGIVTVDQLNMRSSNSTSSSIVLILKKGDKVVIKGSKGDWYHVNVQSKEGYVSKKYIEVKPPKISPSKQTETTINVNGKKLELEFDPPTVKVPGGERILVPFRAISEALGINVTWNQSTRQVTAIDKDTNKHVVFTIDDVNAVVNEEAVILDAAPALQKNRTLLPLRFFSETFGAKVTWDQATRTANIDRVIKVEEVIEDVKSISQPVNLEGLQARVTASTLNLRLGPSTTEAVLARLVKDQTVFVTGATKEWLKVYVDGMEGFLNSAHVEIFDIEQKRIKVLASPTITTKDEQFILSWSKLGGTVVQSNVSNNIVQLTTDANLIEEIDLVNEAIELISYETTEAGTIITLTTKDGYSVIPLDTVSAFTLTFFKKSSTKKLIVIDAGHGGKDPGAVGNGLEEKEIILDVSLRVQKLLEQAGYQVLMTRSDDTFLEPGERAAFANKHKADAFVSVHANAAENTSANGTETFWNTTHSGPESKRLAEEIQTSLIQKLGTFDRGVKQGNFQVIRSTTMPSVLVELAFISNKKDAEMMAKDDFRQKSAEAIVEGILKFYK; from the coding sequence TTGCGTCAGTATATCCGATATAGTTTTGGGTTTGTCTTGTTTCTCATGTTTTTTGCTACGGTCCCAGCTATAACGGCATCAGCCACGAACTCAGAAGGTATTGTAACCGTTGATCAACTGAATATGCGTTCTAGTAATTCTACTAGCTCAAGCATTGTGTTGATCCTAAAAAAAGGTGACAAAGTAGTTATTAAAGGGAGCAAAGGTGATTGGTATCACGTCAATGTTCAATCAAAAGAAGGTTATGTTTCTAAGAAGTACATAGAAGTTAAACCTCCAAAAATTTCACCTTCAAAACAAACTGAAACAACTATTAACGTTAATGGTAAGAAACTTGAGTTAGAGTTTGATCCACCAACAGTGAAGGTACCAGGTGGGGAACGAATTCTTGTTCCATTCCGAGCAATAAGTGAAGCCCTTGGTATTAATGTTACTTGGAACCAATCGACAAGACAGGTTACCGCGATAGATAAAGATACGAATAAACATGTAGTGTTTACAATTGATGATGTAAATGCCGTCGTCAACGAGGAAGCCGTTATCCTAGATGCTGCTCCTGCACTCCAAAAAAATCGAACATTGCTACCTTTACGTTTTTTCTCTGAGACATTTGGTGCCAAAGTTACTTGGGATCAAGCAACTCGAACCGCCAATATTGATCGTGTGATAAAAGTAGAGGAAGTTATTGAAGATGTAAAATCGATTTCACAGCCTGTTAATCTAGAAGGCTTGCAGGCAAGGGTAACAGCTAGTACGCTAAATCTTCGCTTAGGGCCGAGTACAACTGAAGCAGTTTTAGCTAGGTTGGTCAAAGACCAAACCGTCTTTGTTACTGGAGCTACAAAAGAGTGGCTGAAAGTTTACGTTGATGGGATGGAAGGGTTCCTTAATTCTGCACATGTTGAAATTTTTGATATTGAACAAAAGAGAATCAAAGTGTTAGCTAGTCCTACCATCACAACAAAAGATGAACAATTCATCCTTTCATGGTCAAAGTTAGGTGGAACAGTTGTACAATCTAACGTTAGTAATAACATAGTACAGTTAACAACAGATGCTAACTTAATTGAAGAAATTGACTTAGTTAATGAAGCAATTGAATTAATTAGCTATGAAACTACCGAAGCAGGCACAATTATAACTTTAACAACTAAGGACGGATACTCGGTTATTCCTTTAGATACAGTTTCAGCTTTTACACTCACTTTTTTCAAAAAATCAAGCACGAAAAAATTAATTGTCATTGATGCAGGTCATGGTGGAAAAGACCCTGGTGCTGTTGGGAATGGCTTAGAAGAGAAGGAAATTATTCTTGATGTTAGTCTTCGCGTCCAAAAGCTTCTAGAGCAAGCAGGTTATCAGGTTCTAATGACTCGATCAGATGATACGTTTTTAGAGCCGGGTGAACGAGCGGCGTTTGCTAATAAACACAAGGCAGATGCTTTTGTAAGTGTTCATGCCAATGCTGCGGAAAATACATCTGCAAATGGTACTGAAACATTTTGGAATACAACACATAGCGGACCTGAGAGTAAAAGGCTTGCTGAAGAAATTCAAACAAGTCTTATTCAAAAACTCGGTACGTTTGATCGTGGCGTTAAACAAGGAAATTTCCAAGTGATCCGTTCAACAACAATGCCAAGTGTCTTAGTAGAATTAGCTTTTATTAGTAATAAAAAAGATGCCGAAATGATGGCAAAAGATGATTTTCGTCAGAAATCTGCTGAAGCCATAGTTGAAGGAATTCTAAAATTTTACAAATAA